From the genome of Streptomyces sp. NBC_01260, one region includes:
- a CDS encoding pyridoxamine 5'-phosphate oxidase family protein produces MGKTYARIDGRLRTFIEEQHIFFTATAPLDGDGTVNLSPKGVSGSFVVLDELRVAYLDFAGSNAETVAHLRENGRITLMWCAFQGPPNIVRVHGRGEPVLRDDPRFPALLGRFGEVDHTRHGLRAIIVVTAELIRDTCGYAVPNMSYDEDRSLHAQRFAREDDASLSAYFEKKEHVATSIDGLPGLPLPLPAMPPAR; encoded by the coding sequence ATGGGAAAGACATACGCACGCATCGACGGACGGCTGCGGACCTTCATCGAGGAACAGCACATCTTCTTCACGGCGACCGCGCCGCTGGACGGCGACGGCACGGTCAACCTCTCCCCCAAGGGCGTCAGCGGTTCCTTCGTGGTTCTCGACGAGCTGCGGGTGGCGTACCTGGACTTCGCCGGGAGCAATGCGGAGACCGTGGCGCATCTCCGCGAGAACGGCCGCATCACCCTGATGTGGTGCGCCTTCCAGGGTCCGCCGAACATCGTGCGGGTGCACGGCCGCGGCGAGCCGGTCCTCCGTGACGACCCCCGCTTCCCCGCTCTGCTCGGACGGTTCGGCGAGGTGGACCACACCCGGCACGGGCTGCGCGCGATCATCGTGGTGACGGCGGAACTGATCCGGGACACCTGCGGATACGCGGTCCCCAACATGTCGTACGACGAGGACCGGTCGCTGCACGCCCAGCGCTTCGCGCGTGAGGACGACGCCTCGCTCAGCGCCTACTTCGAGAAGAAGGAGCACGTCGCCACCAGCATCGACGGGCTGCCGGGGCTGCCGCTCCCGCTGCCCGCCATGCCGCCCGCGCGGTGA
- a CDS encoding acetylornithine transaminase — translation MTNAELSHRWKTALMDNYGTPKLSLVSGSGAYVQDADGTRYLDFVGGIAVNALGHAHPAVVEAVSTQIASLGHVSNLFIAEPPVALAERLLQLFGRTGKVFFCNSGAEAVEAAFKIGRLTGRGHMVATDGGFHGRTMGALALTGQPTKRDPFLPLPGDVTHVPYGDVEALRAAVTTDTALLIIEPIQGENGVVVPPKGYLEAAREITRATGTLLVLDEVQTGIGRCGTWFEHQAHQGVEPDLVTLAKGLGGGLPIGATVAFGAAADLLEPGQHGTTFGGNPIACAAGLAVLDTLAADGALDNVKRLGERIREGVEGLGHPLVSHVRGSGLLLGIVLTEPLAPQVQQAAQGARLLVNAPAPDVVRLMPPLIIGDAEVDTFLQALPGVLDAAQGRSGK, via the coding sequence ATGACCAACGCGGAGCTCTCGCACCGCTGGAAGACCGCGCTGATGGATAACTACGGCACCCCGAAGCTGTCCCTCGTCAGCGGATCCGGCGCCTACGTCCAGGACGCCGACGGCACCCGGTACCTCGACTTCGTCGGCGGCATCGCGGTGAACGCGCTGGGCCACGCCCACCCCGCGGTCGTCGAGGCGGTCTCCACCCAGATCGCCTCGCTCGGCCACGTCTCCAACCTCTTCATCGCCGAACCGCCCGTCGCGCTCGCCGAGCGGCTGCTCCAGCTCTTCGGCCGCACCGGCAAGGTCTTCTTCTGCAACTCGGGCGCCGAGGCGGTCGAGGCCGCGTTCAAGATCGGCCGGCTGACCGGGCGCGGCCACATGGTCGCCACCGACGGCGGCTTCCACGGCCGCACCATGGGCGCCCTCGCGCTCACCGGCCAGCCCACGAAGCGGGATCCGTTCCTCCCGCTGCCCGGTGACGTCACCCATGTCCCGTACGGGGACGTCGAGGCGCTGCGGGCCGCGGTGACCACCGACACCGCGCTGCTGATCATCGAGCCGATCCAGGGCGAGAACGGTGTGGTCGTCCCGCCCAAGGGTTATCTGGAGGCGGCCCGGGAGATCACCCGGGCCACCGGCACCCTGCTCGTGCTCGACGAGGTGCAGACCGGGATCGGCCGGTGCGGCACCTGGTTCGAGCACCAGGCCCACCAGGGCGTCGAGCCCGATCTGGTCACCCTCGCCAAGGGGCTCGGCGGCGGACTGCCGATCGGCGCCACGGTGGCGTTCGGCGCGGCTGCCGACCTGCTGGAGCCCGGCCAGCACGGCACGACGTTCGGCGGCAACCCGATCGCCTGCGCAGCCGGACTCGCGGTCCTGGACACCCTGGCCGCCGACGGCGCGCTGGACAACGTGAAGCGGCTCGGTGAGCGGATCCGGGAGGGCGTGGAGGGTCTGGGGCACCCCTTGGTCTCCCATGTCCGGGGCTCCGGCCTGCTGCTGGGTATCGTGCTCACCGAGCCCCTCGCCCCCCAGGTGCAGCAGGCGGCTCAGGGAGCCCGACTCCTGGTGAACGCACCCGCACCCGATGTCGTACGGCTGATGCCGCCGCTGATCATCGGTGACGCGGAGGTGGACACGTTCCTTCAGGCACTTCCCGGCGTACTCGACGCGGCACAAGGACGATCCGGAAAATGA
- a CDS encoding SDR family NAD(P)-dependent oxidoreductase, translating into MKTYVITGGTDGIGRAVAQRYLEEGQEVVIVGRSADKGKAWLDAAAQRGAVARAHFIHADLSRLSRTGAVVDSIRSSFAKVDALVLCARHFRTTRLVTAEGFENTFAHFYLSRFVLSHGLAHLLESADNPVILNIAGPGGEGEIHWEDLQLAREYDGHRALMQGGRLNDLLGVAFTQTRPRTKVRYVLLNPGTVNTSFSGQYTPDVMAQIDTIRRSAQSVQEAMAPILKVLDDPPAAPLSAFVRGVPLDPHGPGFTIEEARRLHLHTQRLLAG; encoded by the coding sequence ATGAAGACCTACGTCATCACCGGCGGCACAGACGGCATCGGCAGGGCCGTCGCCCAGAGGTACCTGGAAGAAGGGCAGGAGGTGGTGATCGTCGGGCGCAGCGCGGACAAAGGCAAGGCATGGCTCGACGCCGCGGCACAACGTGGCGCGGTCGCGCGGGCACACTTCATACACGCCGACCTGAGCCGGCTGTCCCGGACCGGAGCGGTGGTCGACAGCATCAGGTCGTCCTTTGCGAAGGTCGACGCCCTGGTGCTGTGCGCCCGGCACTTCCGGACCACCCGCCTGGTCACCGCCGAAGGCTTCGAGAACACCTTCGCCCACTTCTACCTCAGCCGCTTCGTACTGAGCCACGGGCTGGCCCACCTGCTCGAATCCGCCGACAACCCGGTCATCCTCAACATCGCCGGGCCCGGCGGCGAAGGAGAGATCCACTGGGAGGACCTGCAGCTTGCACGGGAGTACGACGGGCACCGGGCGCTGATGCAGGGCGGGCGGCTCAACGACCTGCTCGGCGTCGCCTTCACGCAAACCCGACCGAGGACGAAGGTCCGGTACGTACTGCTCAACCCGGGAACAGTCAACACCAGTTTCTCGGGGCAGTACACGCCGGATGTCATGGCGCAGATCGACACCATCCGCCGGTCCGCCCAGTCGGTCCAGGAGGCCATGGCCCCGATCCTGAAGGTGCTGGACGACCCACCCGCCGCGCCGCTCAGCGCCTTCGTGCGGGGCGTGCCACTCGACCCGCACGGCCCCGGGTTCACGATCGAGGAAGCTCGGCGGCTCCACCTGCACACCCAGAGGCTGTTGGCCGGCTGA
- a CDS encoding L,D-transpeptidase family protein yields the protein MRRCLVTGSVLLALVGLTGARPPAAQPLPQRLADTGGGSQLITAEASATGATTGTVTWWSRRSGRWVAAGSAPARFGANGLTEGASRKQGTDTTPTGLYDLPYAFGVAAARPGTRYSYRRVHKGSWWCQDNAARAYNRWVEPRPADCRPSEAERLITYPAQYVRALVVGFNYHRPVRGRGAGIFLHVNGRGATAGCVSVPAVAMDRILAWADPARHPHLAIGTRSGPTAITRY from the coding sequence ATGCGCAGATGTCTGGTGACCGGTTCGGTACTGCTCGCCCTCGTCGGCCTGACCGGGGCCCGGCCCCCTGCGGCCCAGCCGCTGCCGCAGCGGCTGGCCGACACGGGTGGCGGCTCCCAGCTGATCACGGCCGAGGCCTCCGCCACGGGGGCCACCACGGGCACGGTCACCTGGTGGAGCAGGCGCTCCGGACGCTGGGTGGCGGCCGGCTCGGCGCCCGCCCGGTTCGGGGCGAACGGGCTGACCGAGGGGGCGTCGCGCAAGCAGGGCACCGACACCACGCCCACCGGGCTGTACGACCTGCCGTACGCCTTCGGGGTGGCGGCGGCCCGGCCCGGCACCCGCTACTCCTACCGCCGGGTCCACAAGGGGTCCTGGTGGTGTCAGGACAACGCGGCGCGGGCGTACAACCGGTGGGTGGAGCCGCGGCCCGCCGACTGCCGGCCCTCCGAGGCCGAGCGACTGATCACGTATCCGGCGCAGTACGTCCGTGCGCTGGTCGTGGGGTTCAACTACCACCGTCCGGTGCGCGGGCGGGGGGCCGGGATCTTTCTGCATGTCAACGGGCGGGGCGCGACCGCCGGTTGCGTCTCCGTACCGGCGGTCGCGATGGACCGGATCCTGGCCTGGGCCGATCCGGCCCGTCATCCGCACCTCGCGATCGGAACCCGCTCGGGCCCGACCGCGATCACGCGTTACTGA
- the argB gene encoding acetylglutamate kinase: MTAARKHTALPKAQILIEALPWLTRHNGKTVVIKFGGNAMIDEELKAAFAQDVVFLRHAGLKPVVVHGGGPQISAQLDKQGLVSEFKAGLRVTTPEAMDVVRMVLAGQVQRELVGLLNQHGPLAVGMTGEDAHTITATQHRPVIEGEAVDIGRVGEITAIDTGAIQALLDDGRIPVISSIARSADDNHVYNVNADTAAAALAAALNAETLMVLTDVEGLYEDWPNSDDVISRLTATELEKLLPELSSGMVPKMQGCLHAVRNGVETARVIDGRVQHSILLEIFTDEGIGTMVVPDAQGEA; encoded by the coding sequence ATGACCGCCGCGCGGAAGCACACCGCACTCCCGAAGGCGCAGATCCTCATCGAGGCGCTGCCCTGGCTGACCCGGCACAACGGCAAGACCGTCGTCATCAAGTTCGGCGGCAACGCCATGATCGACGAGGAGCTGAAGGCGGCCTTCGCGCAGGACGTCGTCTTCCTGCGGCACGCGGGCCTCAAGCCCGTCGTCGTGCACGGCGGCGGCCCGCAGATCAGCGCCCAGCTCGACAAGCAGGGCCTGGTCAGTGAGTTCAAGGCCGGTCTGCGTGTCACCACGCCCGAGGCGATGGACGTCGTACGGATGGTGCTCGCCGGACAGGTCCAGCGCGAGCTCGTCGGCCTGCTCAACCAGCACGGACCGCTCGCCGTCGGCATGACCGGCGAGGACGCCCACACCATCACCGCCACCCAGCACCGGCCCGTCATCGAAGGCGAGGCCGTCGACATCGGCCGGGTCGGCGAGATCACCGCCATCGACACCGGGGCCATCCAGGCGCTGCTGGACGACGGCCGTATCCCGGTCATCTCCTCGATCGCCCGCTCCGCCGACGACAACCACGTCTACAACGTCAACGCGGACACCGCGGCCGCCGCGCTCGCCGCCGCGCTGAACGCCGAGACGCTGATGGTCCTCACCGATGTCGAGGGCCTCTACGAGGACTGGCCCAACAGCGACGACGTGATCAGCCGCCTCACCGCCACCGAACTGGAGAAGCTCCTGCCGGAGCTCTCCAGCGGAATGGTGCCCAAGATGCAGGGCTGTCTGCACGCCGTGCGCAACGGCGTCGAGACCGCCCGGGTCATCGACGGGCGGGTCCAGCACTCGATCCTGCTGGAGATCTTCACCGACGAGGGAATCGGCACGATGGTCGTGCCCGACGCACAGGGGGAAGCATGA
- a CDS encoding HEAT repeat domain-containing protein, translating into MTITNQDAHAARALQGLADGRSSVRLRAALEVGTTPDPRFVDKLIERCAIEPEFFVRDMLTWALTRHPVSMTLPGLLGEVRSERTQARSQALHTLSKIGDRQAWPVITRTLLSDADDEVARSAWRAAVLLVPEGEESVLAAALATQLGRGGRETQLSLSRALVALGEAVAPALCAAATAPDPRVRAHALATQRLLGDPDTGFDFAIEEAKRVVALGGSGQEG; encoded by the coding sequence ATGACGATCACGAATCAGGACGCTCATGCGGCACGAGCGCTCCAGGGGTTGGCGGACGGCCGTTCGTCCGTGCGCCTGCGGGCTGCTCTGGAGGTCGGCACGACGCCCGACCCGCGCTTCGTCGACAAGCTCATCGAGCGATGTGCGATCGAGCCCGAGTTCTTCGTCCGCGACATGCTGACCTGGGCACTCACCCGCCACCCGGTGTCCATGACACTTCCCGGGCTGCTCGGCGAAGTGCGCTCGGAGCGCACTCAGGCACGGAGCCAGGCGCTGCACACGCTGTCCAAGATCGGGGACCGGCAGGCGTGGCCGGTGATCACGCGGACGCTTCTGAGCGACGCCGACGACGAGGTGGCGCGGAGCGCGTGGCGGGCCGCGGTCCTGCTCGTACCGGAGGGCGAGGAGTCCGTACTGGCCGCGGCGCTGGCGACGCAGCTCGGGCGTGGCGGGCGGGAGACGCAGCTGAGTCTCAGCCGGGCGCTGGTCGCGCTGGGGGAAGCGGTCGCGCCGGCTCTGTGTGCCGCGGCAACGGCCCCCGACCCGCGCGTGCGCGCGCACGCGCTCGCCACCCAACGGCTGCTGGGTGACCCTGACACCGGATTCGATTTCGCGATCGAGGAGGCGAAGCGCGTCGTGGCCCTCGGCGGATCCGGACAGGAGGGATGA
- a CDS encoding PPOX class F420-dependent oxidoreductase — protein MSPVRMSEKLKETLDSRIFVTVATLRPDGSPHQSVVWVGRDGDGLFFVTGVDKLKVRNLRRDPRLSLSVNPPDEPYGYAVISGTARLESAGSRERMDELAVKYTDKTYTEPHPESYAPLPELVTVHVTAEKIASRFL, from the coding sequence GTGAGCCCGGTCCGCATGTCCGAGAAACTGAAGGAAACCCTCGATTCCAGGATCTTCGTCACCGTGGCGACCCTTCGGCCCGACGGGAGTCCGCACCAGTCAGTGGTCTGGGTGGGGAGGGACGGCGACGGCCTCTTCTTCGTGACCGGCGTCGACAAGCTCAAAGTGCGCAATCTGCGGCGCGACCCGCGGCTGAGCCTGTCGGTCAACCCGCCGGACGAACCGTACGGATACGCGGTGATCAGCGGCACCGCCCGGCTCGAGAGCGCGGGCAGTCGCGAACGCATGGACGAACTGGCGGTCAAGTACACCGACAAGACCTACACCGAACCCCACCCGGAGTCGTACGCCCCCCTCCCGGAACTGGTCACCGTTCACGTCACCGCCGAAAAGATCGCGTCCCGCTTCCTGTGA
- the argC gene encoding N-acetyl-gamma-glutamyl-phosphate reductase → MVVRAAVAGASGYAGGELLRLLLVHPEVEIGALTANSNAGQPLGALQPHLRPLAGRVLQPTTPEVLAGHDVVFLALPHGQSAAVAEQLGDEVLVVDMGADFRLRDAADWEKFYASPHAGTWPYGLPELPGGRAGLAGSKRIAVPGCYPTAVSLALFPAYAAQLAEPEAVIVAASGTSGAGKAAKPHLLGSEVMGNMSPYGVGGVHRHTPEMIQNLSAAAGEPVTVSFTPTLAPMPRGILATCSAKARPGVRAEALRTAYEKAFADEPFVDLLPEGQWPATAAVYGSNAVQIQVAYDEAAGRIIVISAIDNLAKGTAGGALQSMNIALGLPEDTGLSTIGVAP, encoded by the coding sequence ATGGTGGTACGTGCAGCGGTGGCAGGGGCGAGCGGATACGCCGGCGGGGAGCTGCTCCGTCTTCTGCTGGTCCACCCGGAGGTCGAGATCGGGGCCCTCACCGCGAACTCCAACGCGGGACAGCCGCTCGGGGCGTTGCAGCCGCATCTGCGGCCGCTCGCCGGGCGGGTGCTTCAGCCGACCACGCCCGAGGTGCTCGCCGGGCACGACGTGGTGTTTCTCGCGCTGCCGCACGGACAGTCCGCCGCCGTGGCGGAGCAGCTCGGTGACGAAGTGCTCGTGGTGGACATGGGGGCCGACTTCCGGCTCAGGGACGCCGCGGACTGGGAGAAGTTCTATGCCTCGCCGCACGCGGGAACCTGGCCGTACGGCCTGCCCGAGCTGCCCGGTGGGCGGGCCGGGCTGGCGGGGAGCAAGCGTATCGCGGTGCCCGGCTGCTACCCCACCGCCGTGTCGCTCGCCCTCTTCCCGGCGTACGCGGCCCAGCTCGCCGAGCCCGAGGCCGTGATCGTCGCCGCCTCCGGGACCTCCGGCGCGGGCAAGGCGGCCAAGCCGCATCTGCTCGGGTCCGAGGTGATGGGCAACATGTCGCCGTACGGCGTCGGCGGTGTCCACCGGCACACGCCCGAGATGATCCAGAACCTCAGCGCCGCGGCCGGTGAGCCGGTGACGGTCTCCTTCACGCCGACCCTCGCGCCGATGCCCCGCGGCATCCTCGCCACGTGCAGCGCGAAGGCCAGGCCGGGTGTGCGTGCCGAGGCGCTCCGCACCGCGTACGAGAAGGCCTTCGCGGACGAGCCGTTCGTCGATCTGCTGCCCGAGGGGCAGTGGCCCGCGACCGCCGCCGTGTACGGCTCCAACGCCGTCCAGATCCAGGTCGCGTACGACGAGGCCGCCGGGCGGATCATCGTCATCAGCGCCATCGACAACCTCGCCAAGGGCACCGCGGGCGGCGCCCTGCAGAGCATGAACATCGCCCTCGGACTTCCCGAGGACACAGGTCTTTCCACGATCGGAGTCGCACCGTGA
- a CDS encoding TetR/AcrR family transcriptional regulator, giving the protein MRADAARNLEAVLQTGARLLARDPGTSIAAIAAAAGVDRRTVYRRFETREALMAAVYAAKLDACEKVVAEARLTEAPVMVALHRYAEGIITVSRRWPVDVRQMRDEAAAARLCRLIGQLDAFMDRAVRESVIRPGLPLRWARSQLIHLTSIASHEMPELTTAQGADMVVHSLITGLGPA; this is encoded by the coding sequence ATGAGAGCTGACGCGGCACGTAACCTGGAGGCGGTCCTGCAGACCGGTGCGCGCCTGCTCGCGCGTGACCCCGGCACGAGCATCGCGGCGATCGCAGCGGCGGCGGGCGTCGACCGACGTACCGTCTACCGTCGCTTCGAGACCCGTGAGGCACTCATGGCCGCTGTCTACGCGGCCAAGCTCGATGCCTGTGAGAAGGTCGTCGCCGAGGCGCGGCTGACCGAGGCTCCCGTGATGGTTGCGCTGCACAGGTATGCGGAGGGCATCATCACCGTCAGCAGGCGTTGGCCGGTGGACGTGCGGCAGATGCGGGACGAGGCCGCCGCCGCCCGCCTCTGCCGACTGATCGGGCAACTCGACGCCTTCATGGACCGCGCGGTGCGCGAGAGCGTCATCCGCCCCGGCCTTCCACTCCGCTGGGCCCGCTCCCAGCTCATTCACCTCACCAGCATCGCCTCACACGAGATGCCGGAGCTGACCACCGCTCAGGGAGCTGACATGGTGGTTCATTCGCTGATCACCGGACTCGGCCCCGCCTGA
- a CDS encoding arginine repressor produces MTEAQESEHGGPSVPQTRTARHRRIVDILNRLPVRSQSQLAKLLADDGLSVTQATLSRDLDELGAVKIRNTGGELIYAVPSEGGFRTPHAPLGGSAKEERMRRLSAELLISAEASANLVVLRTPPGAAQFLASSIDQAELHDILGTIAGDDTLMLISRDPAGGQALADHLLRLAQNDR; encoded by the coding sequence ATGACCGAGGCGCAGGAATCCGAGCACGGCGGGCCGTCCGTGCCGCAGACCCGCACGGCACGCCACCGCCGGATCGTGGACATCCTGAACCGGCTGCCGGTGCGCTCGCAGAGCCAGCTGGCCAAGCTCCTCGCGGACGACGGACTGAGCGTCACCCAGGCGACGCTCTCCCGGGATCTGGACGAACTGGGTGCGGTGAAGATCCGCAACACCGGCGGCGAGCTGATCTACGCGGTGCCGAGCGAGGGCGGTTTCCGCACCCCGCACGCACCGCTCGGCGGCTCCGCGAAGGAGGAGCGGATGCGGCGCCTCTCCGCCGAACTGCTCATCTCGGCGGAGGCCTCGGCCAACCTCGTGGTGCTGCGCACGCCTCCGGGCGCCGCCCAGTTCCTCGCCTCGTCCATCGACCAGGCCGAACTGCACGACATCCTCGGCACCATCGCCGGTGACGACACACTGATGCTGATCAGCCGCGACCCGGCGGGCGGACAGGCGCTCGCCGACCATCTGCTGCGGCTCGCACAGAACGACCGCTGA
- a CDS encoding HEAT repeat domain-containing protein: MLIGEVARRSGVSARMLRHYESLGLVRPLGRTGSGYREYSGEDIRRVFHIESLRSLGLSLREVGRALDDPGFTPSALVDGLVRQTRERIAAETELLTRLRRIDAAEPAGWGDVLQVVALLQALGSKSPDARQRAALASADGAPVPVDALVEAALSETEPNVAGAIRWALARSGDSGPALLAEGLGSPVPAVRERAVQSLAELPGDEATARLRDALASPDAVVRGHAALALGTRGAADAVPTLIDMIVEGRNDTDAADALSVLASDTATADRLAAGLVDRLAHDTAQAPARGRLTQALAGIPGARASRALEELSHDGDRAVALTAAYLLRQRDTR; the protein is encoded by the coding sequence GTGTTGATCGGTGAGGTGGCGCGGCGGTCCGGGGTCAGTGCCCGCATGCTCCGGCATTACGAGTCACTCGGCCTGGTGCGCCCTTTGGGCCGTACCGGCTCCGGCTACCGGGAGTACTCCGGGGAGGACATCCGGCGGGTCTTCCACATCGAGAGCCTGCGGTCGCTGGGGCTGTCGCTGCGTGAGGTCGGGCGTGCGCTCGACGATCCCGGCTTCACGCCATCGGCGCTCGTCGACGGCCTCGTCCGCCAGACGCGCGAACGCATCGCCGCGGAGACCGAGCTGCTCACCCGGCTGCGCCGGATCGATGCCGCGGAACCCGCCGGGTGGGGGGACGTCCTCCAGGTCGTCGCGCTCCTCCAGGCACTGGGGTCCAAGAGCCCCGACGCCCGCCAGCGTGCGGCCCTCGCGTCGGCCGACGGGGCTCCGGTGCCGGTGGACGCCCTGGTCGAGGCGGCACTGAGCGAGACGGAGCCGAACGTTGCCGGGGCCATCCGATGGGCGCTGGCGCGGTCGGGCGACAGCGGCCCGGCCCTGCTGGCGGAGGGCCTCGGCTCGCCGGTGCCCGCGGTGCGGGAACGCGCCGTTCAGTCCCTGGCCGAGCTGCCCGGCGATGAGGCCACCGCACGACTGCGGGATGCTCTCGCGAGCCCCGACGCCGTGGTCCGCGGGCATGCGGCTCTGGCACTGGGGACACGCGGTGCGGCCGATGCGGTCCCGACGCTCATCGACATGATCGTGGAGGGACGGAACGACACCGACGCGGCCGACGCGCTGAGCGTGCTGGCGAGCGACACCGCGACGGCGGACCGGCTCGCGGCCGGGCTCGTCGACCGCCTCGCCCACGACACCGCACAAGCGCCCGCGCGCGGGCGGCTGACCCAGGCACTGGCGGGCATCCCGGGGGCGCGGGCGTCACGCGCCCTGGAGGAGCTGTCGCATGACGGGGACCGCGCCGTCGCACTGACCGCGGCGTACCTTCTCCGGCAGCGCGACACACGGTGA
- a CDS encoding dihydrofolate reductase family protein yields the protein MSQLLRVQNFTVSSDGFGAGEGQSLEKPFGHADPGNLLAWAFATDHPPIKRSEPGGRGLDDYFTRDYARNIGAEIMGRNKFGPQRGPWQDHEWQGWWGDEPPFHTPVFVMTHHRRPSFTLSDTTFHFVDGDPAAVLAQAKEAAQGQDVRLGGGATIIREFLEADLVDTLHVAVSPTELGSGARLWESPDELLDRFHQDVVPSPSGVTHHLFWRK from the coding sequence ATGAGCCAGTTGCTGCGGGTCCAGAACTTCACCGTCTCGAGTGACGGGTTCGGCGCCGGTGAGGGCCAGAGCCTCGAGAAGCCGTTCGGCCATGCCGATCCGGGGAACTTGCTCGCCTGGGCCTTTGCCACCGACCACCCACCCATCAAGCGCTCCGAACCCGGTGGCCGAGGTCTGGACGACTACTTCACGCGGGACTACGCCCGCAACATCGGCGCCGAGATCATGGGCCGCAACAAGTTCGGGCCGCAGCGCGGGCCCTGGCAGGACCACGAGTGGCAGGGGTGGTGGGGTGACGAGCCCCCGTTCCACACGCCGGTGTTCGTCATGACGCACCACAGGCGCCCGTCGTTCACGCTCTCCGACACCACGTTCCACTTCGTCGACGGCGACCCGGCCGCGGTGCTCGCCCAGGCGAAGGAGGCGGCGCAGGGCCAGGACGTCCGGCTTGGCGGTGGGGCCACAATCATCCGGGAGTTCCTCGAGGCCGACCTCGTCGACACCCTGCATGTCGCGGTCTCGCCGACAGAGCTCGGCTCCGGGGCCCGGCTGTGGGAGTCCCCCGATGAGCTGCTCGACCGGTTCCACCAGGACGTCGTGCCCAGTCCGAGCGGCGTGACGCACCACCTGTTCTGGCGGAAGTGA
- the argJ gene encoding bifunctional glutamate N-acetyltransferase/amino-acid acetyltransferase ArgJ, translating to MSVTAAQGFSAAGIAAGIKESGNPDLALVVNNGPRRAAAGVFTSNRVKAAPVLWSEQVLKGGEVTAVVLNSGGANACTGPQGFQDTHTTAEKAAEVLKGHSAGEIAVASTGLIGLLLPMDKLLPGIEKAAAVLSEHGGEKAAIAIKTTDTVHKTAVAGGAGWTVGGMAKGAGMLAPGLATMLVVLTTDADVDAAGLDTALRDATRTTFDRIDSDGCMSTNDTVLLLASGASGITPDQGEFAEAVRAVCDDLARQLIGDAEGASKDIRIEVVNAATEDDAVEVGRSIARNNLLKCAIHGEDPNWGRVLSAIGTTKAAFEPDELNVAINDVWVCRKGGVGEDRDLVDMRYREVRITADLAAGTESAVIWANDLTADYVHENSAYSS from the coding sequence GTGAGTGTCACGGCAGCACAGGGGTTCTCGGCGGCGGGCATCGCCGCCGGAATCAAGGAGAGCGGCAACCCGGACCTGGCCCTCGTGGTCAACAACGGTCCGCGTCGCGCCGCCGCGGGCGTCTTCACCTCCAACCGTGTCAAGGCCGCTCCCGTCCTCTGGTCGGAGCAGGTACTCAAGGGCGGCGAGGTGACCGCCGTCGTCCTCAACTCCGGCGGCGCCAACGCCTGTACGGGACCGCAGGGCTTCCAGGACACCCACACCACCGCCGAGAAGGCCGCCGAGGTCCTCAAGGGCCACAGCGCCGGTGAGATCGCCGTCGCCTCGACCGGACTCATCGGTCTGCTGCTGCCCATGGACAAGCTCCTGCCGGGCATCGAGAAGGCCGCGGCGGTACTGAGCGAGCACGGCGGCGAGAAGGCCGCCATCGCCATCAAGACCACCGACACCGTGCACAAGACGGCCGTCGCCGGCGGTGCCGGCTGGACCGTCGGCGGGATGGCCAAGGGCGCGGGCATGCTCGCGCCCGGCCTCGCCACCATGCTCGTCGTGCTCACCACCGACGCCGACGTGGACGCCGCCGGGCTCGACACCGCGCTGCGCGACGCGACCCGCACCACCTTCGACCGGATCGACTCCGACGGCTGCATGTCCACCAACGACACCGTGCTGCTGCTGGCCTCCGGGGCCAGTGGAATCACCCCGGATCAGGGGGAGTTCGCCGAGGCCGTACGGGCCGTCTGCGACGACCTGGCCCGGCAGCTGATCGGCGACGCGGAAGGCGCGTCCAAGGACATCCGGATCGAGGTCGTCAACGCCGCGACCGAGGACGACGCCGTCGAGGTGGGCCGCTCCATCGCCCGTAACAACCTCCTCAAGTGCGCCATCCACGGCGAGGACCCCAACTGGGGTCGGGTGCTGTCCGCCATCGGTACGACGAAGGCGGCCTTCGAGCCGGACGAGCTGAACGTCGCCATCAACGACGTCTGGGTCTGCAGGAAGGGCGGCGTCGGCGAGGACCGCGACCTCGTCGACATGCGCTACCGGGAGGTCAGGATCACCGCCGACCTCGCCGCGGGCACCGAGTCGGCCGTCATCTGGGCCAACGACCTCACCGCGGACTACGTCCACGAGAACAGCGCGTACAGCTCATGA